A stretch of the Sphingomonas sp. CL5.1 genome encodes the following:
- a CDS encoding protein-glutamate O-methyltransferase CheR translates to MRDEIEDIEIELLLDALYRRYHYDFRNYARTSIRRRLRQAREQMGLRSFSAMQEALLHDPAMLGALLGYLTVQVSEMFRDPLYFRAIREKVIPRLRTYPSLRVWIAGCSSGEELYSFVILFREEGLEERTLFYATDINPDALKTASTGIYSLDRIKAFTENHQRSGGKSSLSDYYSTAYGGAAFDKSLRNRVVFSDHSLVTDAVFAEMHLISCRNVLIYFDRALQDRAIGLFRDSLVRGGFLGLGGKESLRFSSHARSFADFVREEKIYQRREP, encoded by the coding sequence ATGCGCGACGAGATCGAGGATATCGAGATCGAGCTGCTGCTCGACGCGCTCTATCGCCGCTATCACTACGACTTCCGCAACTATGCGCGCACCTCGATCCGCCGCCGGCTGCGGCAGGCGCGGGAGCAGATGGGGCTGCGCAGCTTCTCCGCGATGCAGGAGGCGCTGCTGCACGATCCGGCGATGCTGGGCGCGCTGCTCGGCTATCTCACCGTGCAGGTCAGCGAGATGTTCCGCGATCCGCTCTATTTCCGCGCGATCCGCGAGAAGGTGATCCCGCGCCTGCGCACCTATCCCTCGCTTCGCGTGTGGATCGCGGGGTGCAGCAGCGGGGAGGAGCTGTATTCGTTCGTCATCCTGTTCCGCGAGGAGGGGCTGGAGGAACGCACCCTGTTCTACGCCACCGACATCAACCCCGATGCGCTGAAGACCGCCTCCACCGGCATCTATTCGCTCGACCGGATCAAGGCTTTCACCGAGAACCACCAGCGATCGGGCGGCAAATCCTCGCTCTCCGATTATTACAGCACCGCTTATGGCGGGGCGGCATTCGACAAGAGTCTGCGCAACCGCGTGGTCTTTTCCGACCACAGCCTCGTCACCGACGCGGTGTTCGCCGAGATGCACCTGATCTCGTGTCGCAACGTGCTGATCTATTTCGACCGGGCGTTGCAGGACCGCGCGATCGGGCTGTTCCGCGATTCGCTGGTGCGCGGCGGATTCCTCGGGCTGGGCGGCAAGGAGAGCCTGCGCTTCTCCAGCCACGCGCGCTCGTTCGCCGATTTCGTGCGCGAGGAGAAGATCTACCAGAGGCGCGAGCCGTGA
- a CDS encoding chemotaxis protein CheB, which produces MTVARIEAVAIGASAGAVEALSAILPRLPADYPLPVLVVVHVPADRRSVLAALFQSKCRIAVREAEDKEPAVPGTIYFAPPDYHLQVEADRTLSLSADDPVLYSRPSIDVLFESAADAYGAALAGVVLTGANQDGARGLAAVAEAGGIALVEEPATACASIMPTAALKACPAARALSLDAIAACLLDLGEV; this is translated from the coding sequence GTGACGGTCGCCCGGATCGAGGCCGTGGCGATTGGCGCGTCGGCCGGCGCGGTGGAGGCGCTGTCGGCGATCCTGCCGCGCCTGCCGGCCGATTATCCGCTGCCGGTGCTGGTCGTCGTCCATGTGCCCGCCGACCGGCGCAGCGTGCTCGCCGCGCTGTTCCAGTCGAAATGCCGCATCGCGGTGCGCGAGGCGGAGGACAAGGAGCCGGCCGTGCCCGGCACAATCTATTTCGCGCCGCCCGACTATCACCTCCAGGTGGAGGCGGATCGCACGTTGTCGCTGTCGGCCGACGATCCGGTGCTATATTCGCGTCCGTCGATCGACGTGCTGTTCGAAAGCGCCGCCGACGCCTATGGCGCCGCGCTCGCCGGGGTGGTGCTGACCGGCGCCAACCAGGACGGCGCGCGCGGGCTGGCGGCGGTCGCGGAGGCGGGCGGGATCGCGCTGGTCGAGGAGCCGGCGACCGCCTGCGCCTCGATCATGCCGACGGCGGCGCTCAAGGCTTGTCCCGCCGCGCGGGCGCTGTCGCTTGACGCCATCGCGGCCTGTTTGCTTGATCTGGGAGAGGTATGA
- a CDS encoding hybrid sensor histidine kinase/response regulator yields the protein MKAVMEQVHFLLVDDLEGNLLSLEALLRRDGLVVLKARSGEEALELLLRHDVALALLDVQMPGMDGFELAEFMRGNERTRHIPIIFVTAGSADRQRRFRGYEAGAVDFIQKPIEPDILRSKANVFFDLHRQRQQLAAQRDELEAAARALRDADRHKDEFLAMLGHELRNPVAALSGGLHLLERRGGGERAEAIRAQMARQLSHLSRLVEDLLDISRISEGKLSLKRERVELKEVLRSAVEANRPHLEAGGHVFVEQLPAGPVWLDADHTRLAQVIGNLLNNAAKYTPAGGRVSLIARRAAGDAEIVVADTGIGIPQEMQARIFQIFAQVEDHRTRAQGGLGIGLALVKQLVALHGGTITVDSGGPGKGSSFTVRIPLAAGASGGIETGVERVD from the coding sequence ATGAAGGCGGTGATGGAGCAGGTCCACTTTCTCCTGGTCGACGATCTCGAGGGCAATCTCCTGTCGCTGGAGGCGCTGCTGCGGCGCGACGGCCTCGTCGTGCTGAAGGCGCGCTCCGGCGAGGAGGCGCTGGAGCTGCTGCTGCGCCACGACGTCGCGCTGGCGCTGCTCGACGTGCAGATGCCGGGGATGGACGGGTTCGAGCTGGCGGAGTTCATGCGTGGCAACGAGCGCACGCGCCACATCCCGATCATCTTCGTGACGGCGGGCAGCGCAGACCGGCAGCGGCGCTTTCGCGGCTATGAGGCCGGCGCGGTGGACTTCATCCAGAAGCCGATCGAGCCGGATATCCTGCGCAGCAAGGCGAATGTGTTCTTCGATCTCCACCGCCAGCGCCAGCAGCTCGCCGCGCAGCGCGACGAGCTGGAGGCGGCGGCCCGCGCGCTGCGCGACGCGGACCGGCACAAGGACGAGTTCCTCGCGATGCTCGGGCATGAGTTGCGCAACCCGGTGGCGGCGCTCAGCGGCGGGCTTCACCTGCTTGAGCGGCGCGGTGGCGGCGAACGGGCCGAGGCGATCCGCGCGCAGATGGCGCGGCAGCTTTCCCACCTCTCGCGCCTGGTGGAGGATCTGCTCGACATCTCGCGGATCAGCGAGGGCAAGCTTTCGCTCAAGCGCGAGCGCGTCGAGCTGAAGGAGGTGCTGCGCTCGGCGGTGGAGGCGAACCGGCCGCATCTGGAGGCGGGCGGCCATGTCTTCGTCGAGCAGCTTCCGGCCGGGCCGGTGTGGCTGGACGCGGACCATACCCGGCTGGCGCAGGTGATCGGCAACCTGCTCAACAACGCCGCCAAATACACCCCCGCCGGCGGCCGCGTGTCGCTCATCGCGCGGCGGGCGGCGGGGGATGCGGAGATCGTCGTCGCCGACACCGGTATCGGCATCCCGCAGGAGATGCAGGCGCGCATCTTCCAGATCTTCGCGCAGGTCGAGGATCACCGCACCCGCGCGCAGGGCGGGCTGGGCATCGGGCTGGCGCTGGTCAAGCAGCTTGTCGCGCTGCACGGCGGGACGATCACGGTGGACAGCGGCGGTCCGGGCAAGGGCAGCAGCTTCACCGTGCGGATTCCGCTCGCCGCCGGGGCATCGGGCGGTATCGAGACGGGGGTCGAGCGGGTCGATTGA
- a CDS encoding DUF4126 domain-containing protein has protein sequence MTAAGILGLAASVSLLSGWRLYVCVFVTGLAMHFGWIAMPAHLHALDVLANPWVIAVAGVGAAAEFLADKVMWIDSAWDAVHTLIRPLGGALLALAIVDPADPRWQVIALLLGGGAAMLTHGAKAGTRALANASPEPVSNAVLSTSGDIATTGLLLAAFASPWAAAAVAILVLGVAIAVLVLLRGLYRRIARKKKPAAP, from the coding sequence ATGACCGCGGCGGGCATCCTTGGGCTGGCGGCGAGCGTCAGCCTGTTGAGCGGATGGCGACTGTACGTCTGCGTCTTCGTCACCGGGCTGGCGATGCACTTCGGCTGGATCGCGATGCCGGCGCACCTCCATGCGCTCGACGTGCTGGCGAATCCGTGGGTGATCGCCGTCGCGGGCGTCGGCGCGGCGGCCGAGTTCCTCGCCGACAAGGTGATGTGGATCGACAGCGCGTGGGACGCGGTCCACACGCTGATCCGGCCGCTCGGCGGCGCGCTGCTCGCGCTCGCCATCGTCGATCCGGCCGACCCCAGATGGCAGGTGATCGCACTGCTGCTCGGTGGCGGCGCGGCGATGCTGACGCACGGCGCCAAGGCCGGCACGCGCGCCCTCGCCAATGCCAGCCCGGAGCCGGTATCGAACGCGGTGCTGTCCACCAGCGGGGACATCGCGACCACCGGGCTGCTGCTCGCCGCCTTCGCCAGCCCGTGGGCGGCGGCGGCGGTCGCCATCCTCGTGCTCGGCGTGGCGATCGCCGTGCTGGTGCTGCTGCGCGGCCTCTATCGCCGCATCGCGCGGAAGAAGAAGCCCGCCGCGCCCTGA
- a CDS encoding MaoC family dehydratase N-terminal domain-containing protein, with translation MDDWSAWTGRTETHGDRVDPGAVARWCATLDRAAPLDGTAPAGFHWCLCLPDAPTAMLAADGHPRRDLGPRSFLPPVPLPRRMWASSRMEFLHPLRLGDAIERRSRILSVTQKQGSSGTLVFIDVAHDLLAADELAVREVQSVVYREASPPDAPPSPPLPGPGNFDTAAWEAVRTIVPPPPLLFRYSALTFNSHRIHYDLPYATAREGYRGLVVHAPLTATLLLELARRELGDHALRTFSFRGVSPAIAGETLHLAMKADGQAIELGAFAADGRRVMQARGER, from the coding sequence ATGGACGACTGGAGCGCGTGGACCGGACGCACCGAGACGCATGGCGACCGGGTCGATCCCGGCGCGGTCGCGCGCTGGTGCGCGACGCTCGACCGCGCCGCGCCGCTCGACGGCACCGCTCCGGCCGGCTTCCACTGGTGCCTGTGCCTGCCCGACGCGCCGACCGCGATGCTGGCCGCCGACGGGCACCCGCGCCGCGATCTCGGCCCGCGCAGCTTCCTGCCGCCGGTCCCGCTGCCGCGCCGCATGTGGGCGTCGAGCCGGATGGAGTTCCTCCACCCGCTGCGCCTCGGCGACGCGATCGAACGCCGCTCGCGCATCCTCTCGGTGACGCAGAAGCAGGGCAGCTCGGGCACGCTGGTCTTCATCGACGTGGCGCATGACCTGCTGGCGGCGGACGAACTGGCGGTGCGCGAGGTGCAGTCGGTGGTCTATCGTGAGGCGTCGCCGCCCGACGCCCCGCCGTCGCCGCCCCTGCCCGGTCCCGGCAATTTCGACACCGCGGCATGGGAAGCGGTGCGCACCATCGTGCCGCCGCCGCCGCTGCTGTTCCGCTATTCCGCGCTGACCTTCAACAGCCACCGCATCCATTACGACCTGCCCTACGCCACCGCCAGGGAGGGTTATCGCGGGCTGGTCGTCCACGCCCCGCTCACCGCGACGCTGCTGCTGGAGCTGGCGCGGCGCGAGCTGGGGGATCACGCGCTGCGCACCTTCTCCTTCCGCGGCGTCTCCCCCGCGATCGCCGGCGAGACGCTGCATCTGGCGATGAAGGCGGACGGTCAGGCGATCGAGCTGGGCGCCTTCGCCGCCGATGGCCGGCGGGTGATGCAGGCGCGCGGCGAGCGCTGA
- a CDS encoding acetyl-CoA C-acetyltransferase, whose protein sequence is MTSLRRAAIVAPIRTAVGKFGGSLAAMNAGQLGAVVLKALIERTRIDPARVDDVVFSQGYGNGEAPAIGHWAWLAAGLPIEVPGYQLDRRCGSGLQAVVNAALMVQTGMSDVVVAGGVESMSNVEYYTVEGRRGTRAGGLMLHDRLTRGRVMSQPVERFGVISGMIETAENLARDYNITREAADAYAVRSHQRAAAAWKNGLFDDELVPVPVPQRKGDPVIFAHDEGYRADASMETLGALKPIDGKTIPGAIVTAGNASQQNDAAAACLVVAEDRLEELGLEPIAWFHSAAAAGCDPARMGIGPVPAVERLFARNGLGWGDIDLVELNEAFAPQVLACLKGWGWSADDSRNDILNVNGSGISLGHPIGATGGRILANLTRELQRRGGRYGLETMCIGGGQGIAAVFERAA, encoded by the coding sequence ATGACCAGTTTGCGCCGCGCCGCCATCGTCGCCCCGATCCGCACCGCCGTCGGCAAGTTCGGCGGCAGCCTCGCCGCCATGAACGCCGGGCAGCTCGGCGCGGTGGTGCTGAAGGCGCTGATCGAGCGGACGAGGATCGATCCCGCGCGGGTCGATGATGTCGTGTTCTCGCAAGGCTATGGCAATGGCGAGGCGCCGGCGATCGGCCATTGGGCGTGGCTCGCCGCCGGGCTGCCGATCGAGGTGCCGGGCTATCAGCTAGACCGGCGCTGCGGCTCCGGGCTTCAGGCGGTCGTCAACGCCGCGCTGATGGTGCAGACCGGGATGAGCGACGTGGTGGTCGCGGGCGGCGTCGAGAGCATGTCGAACGTCGAATATTACACCGTCGAGGGCCGGCGCGGCACCCGCGCGGGCGGGCTGATGCTGCACGACCGGCTGACACGCGGGCGCGTCATGTCGCAGCCGGTCGAAAGGTTCGGGGTGATCTCCGGCATGATCGAGACGGCGGAGAATCTCGCGCGTGACTACAACATCACCCGCGAGGCTGCCGACGCTTATGCCGTCCGCTCGCACCAGCGCGCCGCCGCCGCGTGGAAGAACGGCCTGTTCGACGACGAGCTGGTCCCCGTCCCCGTGCCGCAGCGCAAGGGCGATCCGGTGATCTTCGCGCATGACGAGGGCTATCGCGCCGACGCCAGCATGGAGACGCTGGGCGCGCTGAAGCCGATCGACGGCAAGACCATCCCCGGCGCGATCGTCACCGCCGGCAACGCCAGCCAGCAGAACGACGCCGCCGCCGCCTGCCTCGTCGTGGCGGAGGACAGGCTGGAGGAGCTGGGGCTGGAGCCGATCGCCTGGTTCCACAGCGCCGCCGCCGCCGGCTGCGATCCGGCGCGGATGGGGATCGGCCCGGTGCCGGCGGTCGAGCGGCTGTTCGCGCGCAACGGCCTGGGCTGGGGCGACATCGACCTCGTCGAGCTGAACGAGGCGTTCGCGCCGCAGGTGCTCGCCTGCCTCAAGGGCTGGGGCTGGAGCGCCGACGACAGCCGCAACGATATCCTGAACGTCAACGGCTCGGGCATCTCGCTCGGCCACCCGATCGGCGCGACCGGCGGGCGCATCCTTGCCAACCTCACCCGCGAGCTGCAACGACGCGGCGGGCGCTATGGTCTGGAGACCATGTGCATCGGCGGCGGGCAGGGAATCGCGGCGGTGTTCGAACGCGCCGCCTGA
- a CDS encoding CoA transferase, giving the protein MYDLLSGLSVIEASSFVASPTAGLYCAQMGAEVIRVDQIGGGPDFHRWPVTANSDSLYWENLNRAKKSVALDLARPEGRELLQALVRATGQVITNFPARGFMAHDVLAEGRADLVTVRVMGWADGSPALDYTVNNAVGYPMLTGAGPEPVNHVLPAWDLLSGAYAAFALLAALRRRAETGAGSEVRIPLSDVAIGTVANLGSMAEVLYEGHDRPRLGNTVYGLFGRDFVTADGVRTMIVVVTPRQWSNLVAALGLGEAVAAAEARLGVSFAKDDGLRFTHRDTLFPLFERAIAARAHADLAAAFDAGGVVHSAYRNMSEAVRDPALVADNPIFGAADNPSGFAYPAAGAFATVPQLERRPPASAPRNGEHSEQVLAERLSLSSGEIARLIDSRIIGIAQ; this is encoded by the coding sequence GTGTACGACCTGCTCTCGGGCCTGTCGGTGATCGAGGCGTCGTCGTTCGTCGCCTCGCCGACCGCCGGCCTCTATTGCGCGCAGATGGGCGCGGAGGTGATCCGCGTCGACCAGATCGGCGGCGGGCCGGATTTCCATCGCTGGCCGGTCACCGCGAACAGTGATTCGCTCTATTGGGAAAATCTCAACCGGGCGAAGAAGTCGGTCGCGCTCGATCTCGCCCGGCCGGAGGGGCGGGAGCTGTTGCAGGCGCTGGTTCGTGCGACAGGGCAGGTCATCACCAATTTCCCCGCCAGGGGCTTCATGGCGCACGACGTGCTGGCCGAGGGCCGCGCCGATCTCGTCACCGTGCGCGTGATGGGCTGGGCGGACGGCTCGCCCGCGCTGGATTACACCGTCAACAACGCGGTCGGCTATCCGATGCTGACGGGCGCGGGGCCGGAGCCGGTGAACCACGTCCTGCCGGCGTGGGACCTGCTCTCCGGCGCCTATGCCGCCTTCGCGCTGCTCGCCGCGCTGCGCCGCCGCGCGGAGACCGGCGCGGGAAGCGAGGTGCGCATCCCGCTCTCCGACGTGGCGATCGGCACGGTCGCCAACCTCGGCAGCATGGCGGAGGTGCTCTACGAGGGGCATGATCGCCCCCGGCTCGGCAACACGGTGTACGGCCTGTTCGGGCGCGATTTCGTGACCGCCGACGGCGTGCGGACGATGATCGTCGTCGTCACTCCGCGCCAGTGGAGCAACCTCGTCGCCGCGCTCGGCCTCGGCGAGGCGGTGGCGGCGGCGGAGGCGCGGCTCGGCGTGTCGTTCGCGAAGGACGACGGGCTGCGCTTCACGCACCGCGACACCCTGTTCCCACTGTTCGAGCGGGCGATCGCCGCGCGCGCCCATGCCGATCTCGCCGCCGCCTTCGACGCGGGCGGGGTGGTCCATTCCGCCTATCGCAATATGTCCGAGGCGGTGCGCGATCCGGCGCTGGTCGCGGACAATCCGATCTTCGGCGCGGCGGACAATCCCAGCGGCTTCGCCTATCCCGCCGCCGGAGCCTTCGCCACCGTCCCGCAGCTCGAACGCCGCCCGCCGGCATCGGCGCCGCGCAACGGCGAGCATAGCGAGCAGGTGCTCGCCGAGCGCCTCTCGCTCTCCTCGGGCGAGATCGCCCGCCTCATCGACTCCCGCATCATAGGAATTGCCCAATGA
- a CDS encoding acyl-CoA dehydrogenase family protein, with protein MSNVNPGMDADVFEQFIDQLRRYVRERLIPAEREIIETDEIPADILGEMREMGLFGLTMPEEYGGAGMNVGQYVRTIHALSYAMPAFRSIISINIGMFCSALKNGGTDAQKAEWLPRVAAGEIAAFGLTEPGSGSDSAGLQTTAVRTDDGWVLNGTKRYITNAPFAKVALIMARTSKENLPKNAHVSAFVMPMDAAGVSVGKSDKKMGQSGSHIADIIMEDVHVPADALLGGELGKGFVYAMMSLDNGRMSVGAAATAYARRALDSAVRYATERKAFGEPIANFQLIQQMLADSEIEIYAAETMMADVTRRADAGENVLRKAAAFKVFASEMCGRVVDRCVQVYGGAGYLAEYDAERFFRDARIYRIYEGTTQILQLQIAKHMLREFNAGLRD; from the coding sequence ATGAGCAACGTGAACCCCGGCATGGACGCCGACGTCTTCGAGCAGTTCATCGACCAGCTCCGCCGCTACGTCCGCGAGCGGCTGATCCCGGCCGAGCGCGAGATCATCGAGACCGACGAGATCCCCGCCGATATCCTGGGCGAGATGCGCGAGATGGGGCTGTTCGGCCTCACCATGCCGGAGGAATATGGCGGCGCGGGGATGAACGTCGGCCAATATGTACGGACGATCCACGCGCTGAGCTACGCCATGCCGGCGTTCCGCTCGATCATCTCGATCAACATCGGCATGTTCTGCTCGGCGCTGAAGAACGGCGGGACGGACGCCCAGAAGGCCGAATGGCTGCCACGCGTCGCGGCGGGCGAGATCGCCGCCTTCGGCCTGACCGAGCCGGGATCGGGATCGGATTCGGCCGGTCTCCAGACGACGGCGGTCAGGACCGATGACGGCTGGGTGCTCAACGGCACCAAGCGCTATATCACCAACGCCCCGTTCGCGAAGGTCGCGCTCATCATGGCGCGGACCAGCAAGGAGAATCTGCCGAAGAACGCGCATGTCTCCGCTTTCGTCATGCCGATGGACGCGGCGGGCGTGTCGGTCGGCAAGTCGGACAAGAAGATGGGCCAGTCCGGCAGCCATATCGCCGACATCATCATGGAGGACGTCCATGTCCCCGCCGACGCGCTGCTCGGCGGCGAGCTGGGCAAGGGCTTCGTCTATGCGATGATGAGCCTCGACAACGGCCGCATGTCGGTCGGCGCGGCGGCGACGGCCTATGCGCGGCGCGCGCTGGATTCGGCGGTCCGCTATGCCACCGAGCGCAAGGCGTTCGGCGAGCCGATCGCCAATTTCCAGCTCATCCAGCAGATGCTCGCCGACAGCGAGATCGAGATCTACGCCGCCGAGACGATGATGGCCGACGTGACGCGCCGCGCCGACGCGGGCGAGAACGTGCTGCGCAAGGCCGCCGCCTTCAAGGTGTTCGCCTCCGAGATGTGTGGCCGCGTGGTCGATCGCTGCGTGCAGGTCTATGGCGGGGCGGGCTATCTCGCCGAATATGATGCCGAGCGCTTCTTCCGCGACGCGCGCATCTACCGCATCTACGAAGGCACCACGCAGATCCTGCAATTGCAGATCGCCAAGCACATGCTGCGCGAGTTCAACGCCGGCCTGCGGGACTGA
- a CDS encoding SDR family NAD(P)-dependent oxidoreductase translates to MSRILEGKVVAITGAGRGIGREIALLCAREGAAVVVNDPGVAQAGDGGDAGPAETTVADIVAAGGKAYANLANVADPKAAASIIEDAVRRFGRIDAVVNNAGILRDTIWHKMSYEDWTSVIDVNLTGAFNVSKAATPYFREQQSGSFIHFTSTSGLIGNLGQANYSAAKLGLAAMSQSIALDMARVGVRSNCIAPFAWSRMTASIPADTPEQQKRVERMQSMSADKIAPLVAYLASDRSADVTNQIFAVRRNEILLFSKPRPIRSMVKVEGWTAEAIADELIPAFRPSFARADEVSAHVFPYDPV, encoded by the coding sequence GTGAGCCGTATCCTTGAAGGAAAAGTCGTCGCGATCACGGGCGCGGGCCGGGGGATCGGCCGCGAGATCGCCTTGCTCTGCGCGCGCGAGGGCGCGGCGGTGGTGGTCAACGATCCGGGCGTGGCGCAGGCCGGCGACGGCGGCGACGCCGGGCCGGCGGAGACGACCGTGGCCGATATCGTCGCGGCGGGCGGCAAGGCCTATGCCAATCTCGCCAACGTCGCCGATCCCAAGGCGGCGGCGTCGATCATCGAGGATGCGGTGCGACGCTTCGGGCGGATCGACGCGGTGGTGAACAACGCCGGCATCCTGCGCGACACGATCTGGCACAAGATGAGCTATGAGGACTGGACGAGCGTGATCGACGTCAACCTCACCGGCGCGTTCAACGTGTCGAAGGCGGCGACGCCCTATTTCCGCGAGCAGCAATCCGGCAGCTTCATCCACTTCACCTCCACCTCCGGGCTGATCGGTAACCTGGGGCAGGCGAATTATTCCGCCGCCAAGCTGGGGCTGGCGGCCATGTCGCAGTCGATCGCGCTGGACATGGCACGGGTCGGCGTGCGCTCGAACTGCATCGCGCCGTTCGCGTGGAGCCGCATGACCGCCTCGATCCCGGCCGACACGCCGGAGCAGCAGAAGCGCGTCGAGCGGATGCAGTCGATGAGCGCGGACAAGATCGCGCCGCTCGTCGCCTATCTCGCCTCGGATCGCTCGGCGGACGTGACCAACCAGATCTTCGCGGTTCGCCGCAACGAGATATTGCTGTTCTCCAAGCCGCGCCCGATCCGCTCGATGGTGAAGGTCGAGGGCTGGACGGCGGAGGCGATCGCCGACGAGCTGATCCCCGCCTTCCGCCCCAGCTTCGCGCGCGCGGACGAGGTTTCGGCGCACGTCTTCCCTTATGATCCGGTCTGA
- a CDS encoding IclR family transcriptional regulator encodes MTGPVRSVSQALAILRLLAETSPMSLSDIARVAGLSPSSCLNLLKTLVDEGAVERDGRTKHYRLARAWAAAEALRDGTAQGLIDRAQPLMAQCAERYDAALGLWKVISRERVRLIARAESKAGVRVAMADGQRQPLGGGAVGRALAAAQGVGRDELARRYAGVRWQAPLPFDDYAAQVARVGAAGFALDEGFTHRGICTAAVSIAPGFCLSASIFAGSRDPAEVTALAEALQRLRATLLPA; translated from the coding sequence ATGACAGGCCCCGTCCGATCCGTTTCGCAGGCGCTGGCGATCCTGCGGCTGCTCGCGGAGACCAGCCCGATGTCGCTGTCCGATATCGCGCGGGTCGCCGGCCTCAGCCCGTCGAGCTGCCTCAACCTGCTCAAGACACTGGTCGACGAAGGCGCGGTGGAGCGCGACGGGCGCACCAAACACTATCGTCTCGCGCGGGCATGGGCGGCGGCGGAGGCGTTGCGCGACGGCACCGCGCAGGGGCTGATTGATCGCGCCCAGCCGCTGATGGCGCAATGCGCCGAGCGATATGACGCGGCGCTCGGGCTGTGGAAGGTGATCTCGCGCGAGCGCGTGCGGCTGATCGCGCGCGCGGAAAGCAAGGCGGGGGTGCGCGTCGCGATGGCGGACGGGCAGCGCCAGCCGCTCGGCGGCGGCGCGGTCGGGCGCGCGCTGGCGGCGGCGCAGGGCGTCGGCCGGGACGAGCTGGCGCGGCGCTATGCCGGCGTGCGCTGGCAGGCGCCGCTGCCGTTCGACGATTATGCCGCGCAGGTGGCGCGCGTCGGGGCGGCGGGCTTCGCGCTCGACGAGGGCTTCACGCATCGCGGCATCTGCACGGCGGCGGTGTCGATCGCGCCGGGATTCTGCCTGTCGGCGTCGATCTTCGCCGGCTCGCGCGATCCGGCGGAGGTGACGGCGCTGGCGGAGGCGTTGCAGCGGCTGCGCGCGACATTGCTGCCGGCGTAA
- a CDS encoding fumarylacetoacetate hydrolase family protein produces MPNAFDLPAPPTIAIDGGDERFPVGRIFCVGRNYADHAREMGSDPDREPPFFFYKFAQALVPGGGTIPYPPETADYHHEAELVVAIGREGAAVAPELALDLVYGYAAGLDMTRRDLQARAKAKGRPWDTAKNFAFSAPVGALRRVADGGHVDAGEIALTVNGAMRQRGDIGDMIWSTAEVIAHLSRLERLLPGDLIYTGTPAGVGAVTPGDRLVVSIAGLSPLVVTIGPREADFA; encoded by the coding sequence ATGCCGAATGCCTTCGATCTGCCCGCGCCGCCGACCATCGCGATCGACGGCGGCGACGAACGCTTTCCGGTCGGGCGGATCTTCTGCGTCGGGCGCAATTATGCCGATCACGCGCGCGAGATGGGGAGCGACCCCGATCGCGAGCCGCCGTTCTTCTTCTACAAGTTCGCGCAGGCGCTGGTGCCTGGCGGCGGCACGATCCCCTATCCGCCCGAGACCGCTGACTATCATCACGAGGCCGAGCTGGTCGTCGCGATCGGGCGCGAGGGCGCGGCGGTGGCGCCGGAACTGGCGCTCGATCTGGTGTACGGCTATGCCGCCGGGCTGGACATGACGCGGCGCGACCTCCAGGCGCGGGCCAAGGCCAAGGGGCGGCCGTGGGACACCGCGAAGAACTTCGCCTTCTCCGCCCCGGTCGGCGCGCTGCGCCGCGTGGCGGACGGCGGCCATGTCGACGCGGGAGAGATCGCGCTGACCGTGAACGGCGCAATGCGCCAGCGCGGCGACATCGGCGACATGATCTGGAGCACCGCCGAGGTGATCGCGCATCTCTCGCGGCTGGAGCGGCTGCTGCCGGGCGACCTGATCTACACCGGCACGCCCGCCGGGGTCGGCGCGGTGACGCCGGGCGACCGGCTGGTCGTCTCGATCGCCGGCCTTTCGCCGCTCGTCGTGACGATCGGCCCGCGCGAGGCGGATTTCGCCTGA